Proteins co-encoded in one Salvia splendens isolate huo1 chromosome 4, SspV2, whole genome shotgun sequence genomic window:
- the LOC121797941 gene encoding zinc finger A20 and AN1 domain-containing stress-associated protein 6-like has protein sequence MAEEHGFQSPEGHRLCANNCGFFGSPATQNFCSKCYHDLCLENSADSTSVFPAPLTTGGGGSSAPAHHAAAAVSISLPEKAQIQAAPAAANRCSACRKKVGLTGFRCRCGVTFCGTHRYPEKHACSFDFKSVGREAIAKANPLVKAEKLERI, from the coding sequence ATGGCCGAAGAGCACGGATTCCAATCTCCCGAAGGCCACCGCCTCTGCGCCAACAACTGCGGCTTCTTCGGCAGTCCAGCCACCCAGAATTTCTGCTCCAAGTGCTATCACGATCTCTGCCTCGAGAACTCCGCCGATTCCACCTCCGTCTTCCCCGCCCCGTTGACCACCGGCGGCGGAGGATCTTCCGCTCCGGCGCATCACGCGGCGGCGGCTGTATCGATCTCCCTCCCTGAGAAGGCTCAGATCCAGGCTGCGCCGGCGGCGGCGAACAGGTGCTCGGCGTGCAGGAAGAAGGTCGGGTTGACCGGATTCCGGTGCCGCTGCGGGGTGACGTTCTGCGGGACACACAGGTACCCCGAGAAGCACGCGTGCAGCTTCGATTTCAAGTCGGTGGGGAGGGAGGCCATTGCGAAGGCCAATCCGCTGGTCAAAGCGGAGAAATTGGAGAGGATATGA